The genomic DNA TCCGGCAGCATCCGCCACAGCTGGCATCACCACTAGCGTCCCGCGGGCGCGTCGCGTGATCTTTTTGTGCATGAGCGGCGGGCCGGCGCAGATGGACACGTTCGACTACAAACCGCAAACGGGAAAGAAGAAACACGCCGGGTCGGTCTTCGATTTTAGCCAGCATGGCGAAAATGGAATCTGGGTCTCGGAGCTGTTGCCCGAAACGGCCCGGCATATCGATCGGATGTGTATCATCAACGGGATGCATGCCGATACGGGAAACCACGCCCAATCGTTTCTCCAACTGCACACCGGCGAACGACTCCGCAAACGTCCCAGCATGGGATCTTGGATCTCTTACGGGTTGGGGACCGAAAACGAAAACCTGCCAGGCTTTATCAGCCTCAACGCATCGAAGCCCTCGGTCTATTCCAGCAGCTTCCTGCCGACAGAGTTCGAAGGGACGCCGATCGGCACCAATGGCGAGGACATGTCCCAAGCGACGATCCGCGATATCGCCAGCCAGCACCTGCCCCACTCGGCCCGGCGGCAGCAGATCGATTTTGTCCAAGCGATGAACCGTCAGCATGCCACCGGGCGCGTCGATCAGTCCAATCTGAACGGCGTGATCGAATCGATGGAACTCGCTTTCCGGATGCAAAGTAGCGCTCCCGATCTGTTGGACCTTTCCAACGAAACCGAAGCGACGCTACAGCGTTACCGCGTTGGCAAAAAGTTGTCCGTCGGCACCTGTCGTCCCACCGACTTCGGGCGGCAGTGTCTGCTGGCCCGACGCTTTGCCGAAGCGGGAGTGCGATTCATCGAGGTGAATCATGGCGGCTGGGATCAACATAAGAATCATCGTCGCGACCTGAAAGCCAATTGTGAAACCATCGACGCGCCGATCGCTGCGTTGTTGGAAGATCTCGCCGCGCGAGGAATGTTGGAAGACACGCTGTT from Rosistilla oblonga includes the following:
- a CDS encoding DUF1501 domain-containing protein, encoding MSTNNNSVAIATRRQMLQTTSFGFGFLALQSLCQQAVAAAPAASATAGITTSVPRARRVIFLCMSGGPAQMDTFDYKPQTGKKKHAGSVFDFSQHGENGIWVSELLPETARHIDRMCIINGMHADTGNHAQSFLQLHTGERLRKRPSMGSWISYGLGTENENLPGFISLNASKPSVYSSSFLPTEFEGTPIGTNGEDMSQATIRDIASQHLPHSARRQQIDFVQAMNRQHATGRVDQSNLNGVIESMELAFRMQSSAPDLLDLSNETEATLQRYRVGKKLSVGTCRPTDFGRQCLLARRFAEAGVRFIEVNHGGWDQHKNHRRDLKANCETIDAPIAALLEDLAARGMLEDTLLVWGGEFGRPGLVPDNGKDETGHNHRGFTFWLAGGGVKAGYVHGRTDDTGSRAVEGKVHFRDLHATVLHALGLDANQMTYQHAGRAHRLTGPEGGQVIHDLFA